The following coding sequences are from one Pelagovum sp. HNIBRBA483 window:
- the prfB gene encoding peptide chain release factor 2: MRAEIQNVVSAIEKSLGLLAQRMNWETAQYRLEEFNARVEDPNLWNDAEAAQKLMRERQMLVDAIAGYEAIRQELDDNVELIELGEMEDDQEVIKEAEEALKALKDRAGQKEIEALLDGEADGNDTFLEINSGAGGTESCDWASMLARMYVRWAEKHGYKVELQSESPGEEAGIKSAAYKISGPNAYGWLKSESGVHRLVRISPYDSSARRHTSFSSVWVYPVVDDNIEIEINPSEIRLDTYRSSGAGGQHVNTTDSAVRITHIPTGIVVTSSEKSQHQNRDIAMKALKSRLYQMELDKRNAAINEAHEAKGEAGWGNQIRSYVLQPYQMVKDLRTGFETSDTQGVLDGDLDGLMAATLAHGASGKSRAEASAED; the protein is encoded by the coding sequence ATGCGCGCCGAAATTCAGAACGTTGTTTCTGCCATTGAAAAATCGCTTGGGCTGCTTGCCCAGCGGATGAATTGGGAAACCGCACAATATCGGCTCGAAGAATTCAATGCGCGGGTCGAAGACCCGAACCTGTGGAATGATGCCGAGGCGGCCCAGAAGCTGATGCGCGAACGGCAGATGTTGGTTGATGCGATTGCGGGATACGAGGCAATCCGGCAGGAACTTGACGATAACGTCGAGTTGATCGAACTGGGTGAAATGGAGGATGACCAGGAGGTCATCAAAGAAGCCGAGGAGGCGCTTAAAGCGCTGAAGGATCGGGCTGGTCAGAAAGAGATCGAGGCTCTGCTGGATGGAGAGGCCGACGGCAACGATACATTCCTTGAAATCAATTCTGGCGCTGGCGGGACCGAAAGTTGCGACTGGGCGTCGATGCTTGCGCGGATGTATGTCCGCTGGGCTGAAAAGCATGGCTATAAGGTCGAGTTGCAGTCCGAAAGCCCCGGCGAAGAGGCTGGAATCAAGTCAGCGGCTTACAAGATAAGTGGCCCAAATGCTTATGGCTGGTTGAAGTCCGAAAGCGGTGTGCACAGGCTTGTGCGCATATCGCCCTATGACAGCTCCGCAAGGCGCCATACATCCTTCAGCTCGGTTTGGGTTTATCCGGTGGTCGATGACAACATCGAGATCGAGATCAACCCTTCGGAAATCCGGTTGGATACCTATCGCTCCTCGGGTGCGGGCGGGCAGCACGTTAATACCACCGATTCTGCCGTGCGGATTACCCACATTCCCACAGGGATCGTCGTTACGTCATCCGAGAAGTCGCAGCACCAGAACCGCGACATCGCGATGAAGGCATTGAAGTCGCGTCTTTATCAGATGGAGTTGGATAAGCGAAATGCGGCCATTAACGAAGCCCATGAGGCCAAGGGCGAAGCGGGCTGGGGCAACCAGATCCGTTCCTATGTTCTCCAGCCCTACCAAATGGTGAAAGACTTGCGGACAGGGTTCGAGACATCTGATACGCAAGGCGTCTTGGATGGCGATCTGGATGGACTCATGGCAGCGACCCTCGCCCATGGCGCATCGGGTAAAAGCCGCGCAGAGGCTTCAGCGGAAGACTGA
- a CDS encoding DUF2189 domain-containing protein: MTETTSPQAPPPASPLPEIARLTLRELIVVLKHGLDDFRAAPQFGLFFSAVYVLGGFFMVWLSAGHVTWVLATSLGFPLAAPFAAVGLYEVSRRREADLPLVWSEILGVVWAERTRQVPWIGAVIVIYFLFWTFLAHMVFALMMGLTTLTNISSSFDVFLTGDGLKMVAVELVLGAILALLLFALTVVSLPLVLEKEVDFVSAMILSVQAFKQNAFVMLIWAVVIASLTLVAMIPWFLGLMIVLPVLGHATWHLYRRVLYDTQ, encoded by the coding sequence ATGACGGAAACAACATCGCCTCAGGCCCCGCCACCAGCATCACCGCTGCCCGAGATCGCGCGACTCACCCTGAGAGAATTGATCGTTGTCCTTAAACACGGCTTGGATGATTTCCGCGCCGCACCACAGTTCGGCCTGTTCTTTTCAGCGGTCTACGTTTTAGGTGGCTTCTTCATGGTATGGCTCAGCGCCGGGCATGTGACTTGGGTTTTGGCAACGTCTTTGGGCTTTCCGCTGGCTGCGCCTTTTGCGGCCGTCGGCCTTTACGAGGTGAGCCGCAGGCGTGAAGCTGATTTGCCCTTGGTCTGGTCCGAAATCCTTGGCGTGGTTTGGGCGGAGCGTACACGCCAAGTCCCTTGGATCGGCGCTGTCATCGTCATCTATTTCCTGTTCTGGACCTTCCTTGCGCATATGGTTTTTGCCCTGATGATGGGGCTGACGACACTGACGAACATTTCTTCAAGCTTCGATGTGTTCTTGACAGGTGACGGGCTGAAGATGGTTGCCGTGGAGCTGGTCTTGGGGGCAATCCTCGCGCTTCTGCTCTTCGCGCTCACTGTCGTGAGCCTGCCGCTCGTTCTTGAGAAAGAGGTTGATTTCGTATCAGCGATGATTTTGAGCGTTCAGGCATTCAAGCAGAATGCATTTGTCATGCTCATTTGGGCAGTTGTCATCGCCAGCTTGACCTTGGTTGCGATGATTCCCTGGTTCTTAGGGTTGATGATCGTTTTGCCGGTGCTGGGTCATGCAACCTGGCACCTTTACCGGCGCGTTTTATACGATACCCAATAA
- a CDS encoding polymer-forming cytoskeletal protein yields MFSKSKINDPGPKTPEVKPATSTTPAGDTPKPSGSDFASTAPKAKPPASVLSSDLTVKGNLRTSGDIQIEGQVEGDIHAHLLTIGETATVKGECVADDVVIHGRIVGRVRGLKVRLTSTARVEGDIIHKTIAIESGAHFEGSVQRHEDPLTGNNAKVAPAAQATKEA; encoded by the coding sequence ATGTTTTCTAAGAGCAAAATAAATGATCCGGGTCCGAAGACCCCCGAAGTAAAACCTGCAACCTCTACCACTCCGGCTGGTGACACGCCAAAGCCGAGCGGCAGCGACTTTGCTTCTACCGCGCCGAAGGCCAAGCCGCCGGCATCGGTCCTGTCGTCGGACTTGACCGTCAAAGGCAACCTTCGCACATCTGGCGATATCCAGATCGAAGGTCAGGTCGAAGGTGATATTCACGCCCACCTGCTGACGATCGGTGAAACAGCGACTGTCAAAGGCGAATGCGTTGCCGATGACGTTGTCATTCACGGTCGTATCGTCGGGCGCGTTCGCGGCCTTAAGGTCCGTTTGACTTCAACCGCGCGGGTTGAAGGCGACATCATTCATAAGACCATTGCGATCGAGAGCGGTGCGCATTTCGAAGGCTCGGTTCAGCGCCACGAAGATCCGCTCACAGGCAATAACGCCAAAGTGGCACCAGCAGCCCAAGCGACCAAAGAAGCCTGA
- a CDS encoding DUF5930 domain-containing protein produces the protein MKPLHATLEKRLPERRIFLRTDDETRYVRLSSEIQLLVWSIGCLVIGWTIIATAIIVMDSIGSGNFRAQAERDQMIYEDRLNAMSEERDTRAAEASAFQERFKAAMGQISIMQSELLASEAKRRELEAAVTTIRTTLGRIMDDREAAREELADLRASLENGEMAPLAASPEAEVVDAVDILAEALAKTATERDLMSEDAALALARAEELELEMRLMEERNDAIFRQLEEAMLVSVEPLDNMFRAAGMNPDQLIDQVRSGYSGLGGPEFMFQMSTRGSEPSPDELRMGTILDSMDRINMYRIAAERAPFAMPVFDSYRFTSGFGQRWGRLHAGSDFAAPVGTPIYATADGVVTHAGWLSGYGRLIKIRHSFGVETRYAHLNAIRVEVGQRVSRGDRIGDMGNSGRSTGPHLHYEIRVNGNPVNPMTFIRAGRDVF, from the coding sequence TTGAAACCGCTTCACGCCACGCTGGAAAAACGCCTCCCCGAGAGGCGCATTTTTCTGCGTACGGACGACGAAACCCGCTATGTGCGCCTCAGCTCGGAGATACAGCTGCTCGTCTGGAGCATCGGCTGTCTTGTTATTGGCTGGACCATCATAGCAACAGCCATCATCGTAATGGACAGCATCGGCTCTGGTAATTTCCGCGCGCAGGCGGAACGGGATCAGATGATCTACGAAGATCGCCTTAATGCCATGTCCGAAGAACGCGACACACGCGCCGCCGAGGCGTCTGCATTTCAAGAGCGGTTCAAAGCGGCGATGGGGCAAATATCCATCATGCAAAGCGAATTGCTGGCGTCCGAAGCCAAACGCCGCGAGTTGGAAGCCGCTGTCACAACCATCCGGACAACCCTCGGCCGCATCATGGACGACCGTGAAGCGGCGCGTGAAGAACTCGCAGATCTCAGAGCCAGCCTTGAGAACGGGGAAATGGCCCCCCTCGCCGCCTCCCCCGAAGCCGAAGTGGTCGACGCGGTTGATATCCTTGCCGAAGCACTGGCAAAAACCGCCACCGAACGAGACTTGATGTCTGAAGATGCCGCTCTCGCGCTTGCGCGCGCCGAAGAGCTGGAACTGGAAATGCGTTTGATGGAGGAGCGCAACGACGCAATCTTCCGTCAACTGGAAGAGGCAATGCTCGTTTCGGTGGAACCGTTAGACAATATGTTCCGCGCAGCCGGCATGAATCCCGATCAATTGATAGATCAAGTGCGATCCGGCTATTCCGGCCTCGGTGGGCCGGAGTTCATGTTCCAGATGTCCACGCGAGGTTCCGAGCCAAGCCCTGATGAACTCCGCATGGGTACGATCCTCGACTCGATGGACCGTATCAATATGTACCGCATCGCGGCCGAGCGGGCCCCTTTTGCGATGCCTGTATTTGATTCCTACCGATTCACTTCCGGCTTTGGACAAAGGTGGGGGCGCCTGCACGCGGGCTCAGACTTTGCCGCGCCCGTCGGTACGCCGATCTATGCCACAGCCGATGGTGTTGTTACCCACGCTGGCTGGCTCTCGGGCTACGGCCGCTTGATTAAGATCCGCCATTCCTTCGGGGTTGAGACCCGCTATGCGCATCTTAACGCTATTCGTGTGGAAGTTGGCCAAAGAGTCTCGCGCGGGGATCGTATCGGTGATATGGGAAACTCAGGAAGGTCCACTGGGCCGCATCTCCACTATGAGATCCGCGTGAACGGTAATCCTGTCAATCCAATGACATTCATAAGAGCTGGAAGAGATGTTTTCTAA
- a CDS encoding ferritin-like domain-containing protein — protein sequence MTKSLAQRAEDVLRTPNGRDKTSLSQQSAKTWFESRENGNSLPIGAASPPDAPARPDEPVLLEPRFVPRRRPGSRDGQIAMLHAVAHIELNAVDLHWDIIARFSHTALPIGFFDDWVKAADEESKHFNLICDCLEELGSYYGALPAHAGMWRAAEDTKDDLMGRLAVVPMVLEARGLDVTPGMIEIFKRASLDNVVSALEIIYAEEVHHVAYGSKWFHFLCGRHDLDPKTAFHDLVQTYFHSALKPPFNEEKRAEAGLPPDFYWPLAEQQRAPRK from the coding sequence ATGACAAAATCTCTCGCACAACGCGCCGAAGACGTCCTTCGCACTCCAAACGGGCGCGACAAGACCTCTCTCTCCCAGCAAAGCGCCAAAACCTGGTTCGAAAGCCGTGAAAACGGCAACTCGCTTCCTATTGGGGCGGCGTCGCCGCCGGATGCGCCAGCGCGCCCCGATGAACCTGTGCTGCTTGAGCCAAGATTCGTCCCGCGTCGGCGGCCCGGCTCACGCGACGGGCAAATCGCGATGCTCCATGCGGTCGCACATATCGAACTGAATGCCGTCGACCTGCATTGGGATATCATCGCTCGGTTCTCACATACTGCTTTGCCGATTGGTTTCTTTGACGACTGGGTAAAAGCCGCAGACGAAGAATCGAAGCATTTCAACCTGATATGCGATTGCCTCGAAGAATTGGGGAGCTACTACGGCGCCCTGCCCGCGCATGCTGGTATGTGGCGCGCCGCAGAAGATACCAAAGACGATCTTATGGGGCGGTTGGCGGTCGTTCCGATGGTCTTAGAGGCACGCGGACTCGACGTAACTCCGGGGATGATCGAAATCTTCAAACGCGCGTCACTGGATAATGTCGTCTCCGCACTTGAAATCATCTACGCCGAAGAGGTTCACCATGTGGCCTATGGATCGAAGTGGTTTCATTTTCTCTGCGGCCGGCACGATCTTGACCCGAAAACGGCGTTCCACGATCTCGTGCAAACATACTTCCACAGCGCATTGAAACCACCATTCAACGAAGAAAAAAGAGCCGAGGCAGGGCTTCCGCCGGACTTCTATTGGCCGCTCGCCGAACAGCAACGCGCGCCGCGTAAATAG
- the bcp gene encoding thioredoxin-dependent thiol peroxidase has protein sequence MSNLLTVGQPAPAFTLPRDGGGEVSLSDFSGQKVVVYFYPKDDTPGCTKEAISFTEAAEEFAALGVTVLGISKDTVAKHEKFRDKHALSVILLSDAESDTCEKFGVWVEKSMYGKTYMGIERATFLIDENGNVAHSWRKVKVPGHVAEVLQTIRATS, from the coding sequence ATGTCAAATTTGCTTACCGTCGGACAACCGGCACCCGCTTTTACCCTGCCTCGCGATGGTGGCGGCGAGGTTTCTCTTTCAGATTTTAGCGGTCAAAAAGTGGTCGTCTACTTCTACCCAAAGGATGACACCCCCGGCTGCACCAAAGAAGCTATCAGCTTCACCGAAGCAGCGGAGGAATTTGCCGCGCTCGGCGTTACTGTGTTGGGCATTTCCAAAGATACCGTCGCAAAACACGAAAAGTTCCGCGACAAGCACGCTCTTTCGGTCATCTTACTTTCGGATGCAGAGAGCGACACTTGCGAAAAATTCGGCGTGTGGGTCGAAAAGAGTATGTACGGAAAAACCTACATGGGAATCGAACGCGCCACATTCCTAATCGATGAGAATGGAAACGTCGCCCACAGCTGGCGTAAGGTCAAAGTGCCCGGTCATGTGGCAGAGGTTCTTCAGACCATTCGCGCAACAAGCTGA
- a CDS encoding DUF3971 domain-containing protein, whose protein sequence is MFLTSVLFPLVFGAVLLLSLIEREVDAPSWIAKRVASETSLMLGGGGLEFDGMTITFGRDLHPKIAMRQVELRDAEGAVIVRVPKVEVVVSPRGIVFARSILVQQVNLTGMQILVRRESDGGIAVSFEMGAGTVGQAPSFAALLDQLDASFARPAISALEFVRADGLIINYEDVQSGRSWTLDGGQVALENANDGLSLRLRAALLSGRSYVSEIALQFTSNFDEGERLISVDLRDVVATDLSTQLAALSWLDVLDAPLSGTLRTSINQAGKLGALNATLDIGAGVVRAAGSGRTVPFDSAKAYLTYLPDENRIVFDSLTARSPFGGIVATGRAQLENVSGALPEEILGTLEISELTLPTTVLWEEPPVIDGATAAFRLKLRPFALEVGRYSVTSEGTTLTGGVELEARQEGWSVAVDVDTPFVSRGKAMSLWPERFLPMTRRWLDRNILQGTAEGFALRLRKHPNERIDVGMSFDFHSASLRPLNHLPVIENARGRVALLDGAISVGVDKASMISSSGGQVELGEGGFFIENIFESPATANLEFSVAGTATAVLTILDEPPWAYVDRAGLAPDVVDGIAEGRVKVAFPLKAPPFNAGDISIDVDATVANVTSTAIVPGRTLASSLLDVSIEGGVLAIGGPARLDGIPLRLDISSVLSGGAPPKIYAAFDITPQTLDALNIRLDGIDVQGSARAQLEILQEDGRRRAVVISDLVGLSLDAPALIWRKPSEAPGMLEVEIALDQPAMSVPRILFEANGVRLDGAAQALENGTTEIVFANARMADVGETSLTIEAGAGDAPPKIRASGGWFDLQHFLQDRAPVDTGPTPPMDIAVNELWVTNEIYLGDFRGELLGGRGLSGQFTGRLNGDARIQGTVAPANGGSSISIQANDAGRVIMAMGLLDEASGGNLSVRLLPGQDGARFEGTAQISDLWVQSAPVLAEMLNAISVVGLLQQMGGQGILFSEVDGQFTIWSDRIDVHQPSNAIGPGLGLSMDGVYLTDSGAMDFQGVVSPLYLVNGLGSILARPGEGLIGFNYHLYGPEGDRTVGINPLSILTPGIFRDLFRSPSATTDQP, encoded by the coding sequence TTGTTCCTAACGAGCGTATTATTCCCGCTTGTTTTCGGTGCTGTTCTGTTGCTGTCGCTCATTGAACGTGAGGTTGACGCACCCAGCTGGATCGCAAAGCGGGTTGCCTCTGAGACCAGCCTGATGCTGGGCGGAGGCGGCTTGGAATTCGACGGCATGACCATAACTTTCGGTCGTGATCTCCACCCGAAAATAGCAATGCGACAAGTTGAACTGCGCGATGCCGAAGGCGCGGTGATCGTGCGCGTCCCGAAAGTGGAAGTTGTGGTATCGCCGCGTGGGATCGTATTTGCGCGCTCTATTCTAGTGCAGCAGGTCAATCTGACTGGGATGCAAATTTTGGTGCGGCGTGAAAGTGACGGCGGCATAGCGGTTTCGTTCGAAATGGGGGCAGGGACGGTTGGCCAAGCGCCCAGTTTTGCTGCACTGCTCGACCAATTGGATGCATCATTTGCGCGGCCGGCGATATCGGCGCTCGAGTTTGTCCGCGCCGATGGTCTGATCATCAATTACGAGGACGTACAGTCAGGGCGAAGCTGGACCCTCGATGGCGGTCAGGTTGCGCTAGAGAACGCGAATGACGGCTTATCGTTGAGATTGCGCGCCGCGCTACTTTCAGGGCGGAGTTATGTCAGCGAAATTGCGTTGCAGTTCACCAGTAACTTTGATGAAGGCGAGCGCCTGATCAGTGTTGACCTGCGGGACGTCGTTGCGACCGATCTTTCGACGCAACTTGCTGCGTTAAGCTGGCTTGATGTGCTGGACGCGCCGTTGAGTGGCACATTGCGTACATCCATTAACCAAGCCGGAAAGCTGGGCGCACTCAATGCGACTTTGGATATCGGGGCGGGGGTCGTAAGGGCTGCTGGGTCAGGCCGGACAGTGCCTTTCGACAGCGCAAAAGCGTATTTGACCTATCTTCCCGATGAGAACCGTATTGTCTTTGACTCGCTCACCGCACGCAGCCCTTTTGGTGGGATCGTGGCAACAGGCAGAGCTCAGCTTGAAAATGTTTCTGGTGCGTTGCCAGAGGAAATCCTTGGCACGTTGGAAATATCTGAACTGACATTACCGACAACGGTACTTTGGGAAGAACCGCCTGTGATCGATGGCGCAACAGCTGCATTTCGGTTGAAACTTCGACCATTCGCGCTCGAAGTCGGGCGCTATTCCGTGACTTCGGAGGGTACGACGTTAACTGGTGGGGTCGAGCTTGAGGCGCGGCAGGAAGGTTGGTCCGTCGCGGTCGATGTCGACACGCCTTTTGTCTCGCGCGGCAAGGCGATGAGCCTCTGGCCCGAACGTTTCTTGCCGATGACGCGGAGATGGCTTGATCGGAACATTCTTCAGGGAACAGCCGAGGGCTTTGCGCTACGTCTAAGGAAACATCCGAATGAGCGCATTGATGTCGGTATGAGTTTCGACTTTCATAGCGCATCATTGCGTCCACTGAACCATTTGCCAGTCATCGAAAATGCACGCGGTCGGGTTGCCCTCCTCGACGGCGCGATTTCAGTCGGCGTTGATAAGGCGTCTATGATTAGCAGTTCAGGGGGGCAGGTTGAGCTCGGTGAAGGGGGTTTTTTCATCGAGAATATCTTTGAAAGCCCCGCTACCGCCAACTTGGAGTTTTCAGTTGCGGGAACGGCAACGGCGGTCCTGACCATTCTGGATGAACCTCCTTGGGCGTATGTTGACCGCGCAGGGCTGGCGCCCGATGTGGTCGACGGAATCGCCGAGGGACGCGTGAAAGTCGCGTTCCCGTTGAAGGCGCCCCCATTTAATGCGGGAGACATTTCTATTGATGTCGATGCGACTGTTGCTAATGTCACGAGCACAGCAATCGTTCCAGGGCGGACCTTGGCATCGTCCCTGCTTGATGTATCGATCGAAGGCGGCGTGCTGGCGATTGGTGGCCCTGCGCGGTTGGACGGAATACCGCTCCGGCTGGATATTTCATCGGTGCTTTCCGGTGGCGCTCCTCCCAAAATCTATGCAGCTTTTGATATAACCCCGCAGACTTTGGATGCCCTCAATATCCGTTTGGACGGGATCGACGTCCAAGGGAGTGCGCGGGCACAGCTTGAAATTCTGCAAGAAGACGGGCGCAGGAGGGCGGTCGTAATTTCCGATCTTGTCGGGCTCTCTTTGGATGCACCTGCACTAATTTGGCGCAAGCCCAGCGAGGCCCCCGGCATGTTGGAGGTCGAGATCGCGCTCGATCAGCCGGCGATGAGCGTTCCGCGGATTTTATTCGAGGCGAATGGGGTCAGGCTAGATGGGGCGGCCCAGGCTTTGGAAAACGGTACCACTGAGATTGTGTTCGCGAATGCGCGCATGGCTGATGTCGGTGAGACGTCGCTCACCATCGAAGCGGGCGCGGGCGATGCGCCGCCGAAAATCCGCGCTTCTGGCGGTTGGTTCGACCTTCAACACTTCCTTCAGGATCGGGCGCCTGTTGACACGGGCCCAACGCCACCCATGGACATCGCGGTCAACGAGCTTTGGGTGACCAATGAAATATACCTTGGTGATTTCAGAGGTGAATTGCTGGGTGGACGTGGCCTGTCCGGGCAATTCACGGGACGCCTCAACGGCGACGCCCGCATTCAAGGAACGGTCGCGCCCGCGAATGGCGGATCGTCAATATCCATTCAAGCTAATGATGCCGGGCGTGTTATCATGGCTATGGGCTTGTTGGACGAAGCATCGGGTGGAAACTTGTCTGTTCGGCTGTTGCCTGGACAAGACGGCGCCCGGTTCGAGGGAACAGCCCAGATCAGTGATCTTTGGGTACAAAGTGCGCCCGTTCTTGCAGAGATGTTGAACGCAATATCGGTGGTCGGTTTGCTGCAGCAAATGGGTGGCCAAGGGATATTGTTCAGTGAAGTAGACGGGCAATTCACCATCTGGTCGGATCGTATTGACGTCCATCAGCCGTCCAATGCTATCGGTCCGGGGCTTGGTCTGTCGATGGATGGTGTTTACCTGACGGACAGCGGCGCGATGGATTTTCAGGGTGTTGTATCGCCGCTTTATTTGGTCAACGGGCTGGGATCCATTCTTGCAAGGCCAGGTGAGGGGTTGATCGGCTTCAACTATCACCTTTATGGACCGGAGGGCGACCGAACTGTTGGCATCAATCCTCTCTCTATCCTGACGCCGGGGATTTTTCGCGACCTTTTTCGCTCACCCAGTGCGACGACAGACCAACCGTGA
- the queA gene encoding tRNA preQ1(34) S-adenosylmethionine ribosyltransferase-isomerase QueA — translation MKLSEFDFFLPEELIATRPAKPRSAARLLVARPDATQDMRVSDLPSLLRRGDRLVLNDTKVIPARITGQRRRSGPEGETSARIEVTLLEPQADGTWSALIKPLKKIRDGENIQFKDGFEATLERREGGQGFVRFNVTGDDFDNALNEVGAMPLPPYIAAKRAADEADKEDYQTVWARNLGAVAAPTASLHFDEALLAELKMRGVSLSFVTLHVGAGTFLPVKVDDITHHKMHSEWGAVSAEAADEINKTRQEGGRIIPVGTTALRLIESAAHDGALRPWSGDTDIFIKPGFKFQIADGLMTNFHLPKSTLMMLVSAVMGVGRIREIYAHAIAEKYRFFSYGDASLLLPASFENEPAP, via the coding sequence TTGAAGCTCAGTGAGTTCGACTTCTTCCTGCCTGAGGAATTGATCGCGACACGACCGGCAAAGCCACGCAGTGCGGCTCGGCTTCTCGTCGCACGACCGGATGCGACTCAAGATATGAGGGTGAGCGACTTGCCGTCCTTGCTTCGAAGGGGTGATCGCTTGGTTCTGAACGATACCAAAGTGATTCCTGCCCGGATCACTGGTCAGAGGCGCCGCAGCGGCCCTGAGGGAGAAACTTCCGCACGGATTGAGGTGACACTTCTTGAGCCCCAGGCCGACGGCACTTGGAGCGCGTTGATCAAGCCTTTGAAGAAAATACGCGATGGCGAGAACATTCAATTCAAAGACGGTTTTGAAGCAACACTCGAACGGCGCGAAGGGGGGCAGGGGTTTGTTCGTTTCAACGTTACTGGTGACGATTTTGACAATGCTTTGAATGAGGTTGGTGCAATGCCCTTGCCGCCATACATAGCGGCAAAGCGGGCGGCTGACGAGGCGGACAAAGAGGACTACCAGACCGTTTGGGCGCGTAATCTCGGGGCCGTCGCCGCGCCAACGGCCTCGTTGCATTTTGACGAAGCGTTGCTGGCGGAATTGAAAATGCGTGGGGTTTCATTGAGCTTCGTTACCCTGCACGTCGGCGCGGGGACGTTCCTTCCGGTCAAGGTGGATGACATCACCCATCACAAGATGCATTCGGAATGGGGTGCGGTCAGTGCTGAAGCAGCTGATGAAATCAACAAGACCCGCCAAGAAGGTGGTCGAATTATTCCGGTTGGGACGACTGCTTTGCGGTTGATCGAGAGCGCGGCGCATGATGGTGCATTGCGTCCGTGGTCTGGGGATACCGATATCTTCATAAAACCCGGCTTCAAGTTCCAGATCGCTGATGGTTTGATGACTAATTTCCACCTGCCCAAATCCACCCTCATGATGCTGGTATCGGCGGTGATGGGGGTGGGCCGAATTCGCGAGATTTATGCGCACGCGATCGCGGAGAAATATCGCTTTTTCTCCTACGGTGATGCATCGCTCCTCCTTCCGGCCTCCTTTGAAAATGAACCCGCGCCTTAG
- a CDS encoding MFS transporter: MFQVLSSSWALLLGMFMLMIGNGLQGTLLGIRGEIEGFSTLSMSIIMSAYFVGFLFASRMVPDMIRRVGHVRVFAALGSAISAVLILYPALTEPWAWTVGRVIIGFCFCGVYVTAESWLNNAANNETRGKALSLYMIVQMAGIVLAQYILVLGDVNGFVLFIVPSVLVSLAFAPILLSVRPTPAFETTKRLSLRDLIEASPLACVGMFVLGGVFAAQFGMSAVYGARVGLSVGQISFMVSMIYVAALFAQYPIGWLSDRMDRRILILAIAAVGAGGAVLALLGGNSFLLIVSGAAVMGATSNPLYALLIAYANDYLEHENMAAASAGLLFINGVGAVAGPLIVGWFMETLGPQGFWVYVGALMFGLTIYGLWRMVRRPSRTGASDNVSYTPVMANASPIAVEVAQEVYIETELEEQNEGESLNQG; encoded by the coding sequence ATGTTTCAGGTTCTTAGCAGCTCTTGGGCGCTTCTTTTGGGCATGTTCATGCTGATGATCGGAAACGGTCTTCAAGGGACGCTTTTGGGGATTCGTGGCGAGATAGAGGGCTTCTCGACGCTCTCGATGTCGATCATCATGTCTGCTTATTTCGTTGGCTTTCTCTTCGCCTCTCGGATGGTTCCTGACATGATCCGCCGTGTCGGGCATGTTCGCGTATTCGCGGCCCTCGGATCGGCGATCTCGGCAGTGTTGATACTCTATCCCGCATTGACGGAACCGTGGGCATGGACAGTTGGGCGCGTGATCATAGGATTCTGTTTTTGCGGCGTGTATGTGACCGCAGAAAGTTGGTTGAACAACGCTGCCAATAACGAGACACGCGGCAAGGCGCTCTCGCTTTATATGATCGTGCAGATGGCGGGCATCGTTTTGGCGCAGTATATTCTGGTGCTTGGCGATGTTAACGGTTTCGTTCTTTTTATCGTTCCATCGGTTCTTGTGTCGCTTGCCTTCGCGCCGATCCTGCTCTCGGTCCGCCCAACACCTGCTTTTGAAACAACAAAGCGGCTCTCACTCAGGGATTTGATTGAGGCATCACCGCTCGCTTGCGTGGGGATGTTCGTGCTTGGCGGCGTATTTGCGGCGCAGTTCGGGATGTCGGCGGTTTATGGTGCGCGCGTTGGCCTCAGCGTTGGGCAAATCTCTTTCATGGTATCGATGATTTATGTCGCTGCTTTGTTTGCTCAATATCCGATAGGATGGCTCTCGGACCGCATGGACCGGCGTATTCTCATTCTCGCGATCGCAGCAGTTGGCGCAGGCGGAGCGGTTTTGGCGTTGCTGGGTGGCAACAGTTTCCTGTTGATCGTTTCGGGCGCTGCGGTGATGGGGGCAACCTCCAACCCGCTCTACGCTCTCCTCATTGCCTATGCGAATGATTACCTAGAACATGAGAACATGGCAGCCGCATCGGCGGGGCTCTTGTTCATCAATGGAGTTGGAGCCGTGGCGGGGCCTTTGATCGTTGGTTGGTTCATGGAAACACTTGGGCCACAAGGCTTCTGGGTCTATGTTGGTGCGCTTATGTTCGGCCTCACGATCTACGGCCTCTGGCGTATGGTGCGCAGACCGTCGCGCACAGGAGCCAGCGATAACGTTTCCTACACGCCCGTCATGGCCAATGCGTCACCGATTGCCGTTGAGGTTGCCCAAGAAGTGTATATCGAAACCGAGCTTGAAGAACAAAATGAAGGCGAGAGCCTAAATCAAGGTTGA